GCTGATATTTCAACTGATTCAAATATTCCAGCACGTTAGCCACGCCTACAGAAACAGGAAAATAACGCCGATCGAATAAACTTTCATCATTGGGGCTATCGCCAACAGTGACAATTTGTTCTGGTGAGTACTGGGGTAAATATTCACGCAATACCTGCAACAATCCCACAGCCTTATCTTGACCTTGGGGTTTAATGTGACACTGCACGTTGCTATAAGTAAATCCCCAGCCCATTTGTTGACACAGATAATCTAGGGTTTGTAGTTCGTCTTGACGCAAACCAGTGACATCAAAAGTCCAGTCGGTGAGGCGAAAGCGATTATCAGTAGATTCTTGAATTTGGGGAAATTTAGTTTGTAAATTCTCAAAAGTGGTAGCCAAATGCTGGCGATGTTGAGCTAAGTCGGGAATGGGTGTTAAGATTACTGGTTTCTGGTTCCCTGGTGGAAAGTACAAACCGCCATTTTCTGCGATCGCACCTGCTACTGGCATAATCGCACTCAATCCACTTACCCACCCAGCCGAACGCCCGGTGACAATTAGCACTTTAATGTCAGCTGCGGCTAAATCCTCTAAAGCTTGCAGCAGTGCGGGAGTAAATTTTCCTCGTCTAGTTAGAGTGCCATCCATATCTGTGGCTATGAGACGAATCTTGCTCAAGGAAGCAGATGAAATCTCAGACAGGGTAAGAAGGCTCAAATGCCTGGACATAGGCGGTTTGTAAAAAGCTGTAAAAAATATTAATCATACAGCAAGATGGCATTGATTTTTTGGGCATCCTAAACATCAGGAGTCAAGTTTTTCAGTTTCCAACCATGTCCACTTTGATGTTTCTTGCCCAATCCTCCGGGACAAAGACTAAAAAGGCATCCCAGGAAGTGCCAGCAAGTAATCCTCAGATACCACCATTATTGTTGGTAACTTCAGGAGGACTGGCTTTAGCGGTGATTGCTTTGATTGTGTATAGTAAGCTCCAGAAGGATAAGCTGGAGAAAAAACTCAAGTTTGAACAATTCCGCGCGCGAGAACTAGAGAAAAAGTTTAAGCTGGCGCTGGAAACAATTCGCAAAATGGAAACGAATCCCGATTTGGTGAACTCACGAGACTTTAACCTAGATTATCTGCGAATGCGGATGTCAGAGGAGGTGTTTCATTTTGCAATTCTTAATCAAGTGAAGATTCAGATTAAAGAAAAGATTTCTCAAGCCTTGCGTCCAAATCAAGCACAACTTGGATCGGTCGGAATTGCTAATAGCGCGGGACGGCAAGTAGATGAAATTTTTGATGTAGAGTATGAAACTGGTAGTCCAGGTAGCTCTGCTAAACGAGTGCTGTTTCGGATTCAAATCAAGTTAATGAAGTTACCTACGCAAGCAACTTCTGCGACTATTAGTCAAATTATTGATTGTATAGAAACTTACTTAAGCCCTATAGAAGACGAAGATAGTTGGCAACCAATAATTCAAGGTCGAATTGCTACTATGCATTGGGATCAAAAGGCTAAACCTACGCCTTTACTGGTGCTAGAACAATCGAATGAAGGCGTAAATGTAACTTTCCGTACTAGTCGCCAACCAAATACCCCAACTCCGTCACCTGGAACTAAAAAATCAGGCTCGGCTAGACAATAAATTATGGCTATTATTGGTCATTGGTCATTAGTCATTGGTCATTCACAAAGGACAAATGACTAAAATCATGACTGAATGGCTGCATTTGCGGAATTGCGGGTTAAAAGACCATCTTCCATTTCTACGATGCGATCGGCTATGTCTAAAATGCGGTTGTCGTGTGTCACTAATAAGATAGTCGTTCCCTGATTTTTGGCTAGACTCTGCATTATTTCCACGACATCGCGTCCTGATTGTTTGTCTAATGCGGCTGTTGGTTCGTCTGCTAGCACTAGGGGGGGACGATTCACTAGGGCGCGGGCGATCGCAATTCTTTGTTTTTGTCCACCAGAAAGATTGTCTGGGTAGTAATCAACTCGTTCTTCTAGACCAACTGACCCCAGCATGGCTTTTGATTTAGCCACTGCTTCTGCTTGAGAAATATGATCGTTTAATTCTACCGCCATTTGTACATTTTGCTTTGCTGTCAAGAACCCTAGCAAATTGTGAGCCTGGAAAATATAACCAATGTTGCGTCGCATCTGCACCAGTTTGTTTTGACTGACGCCAACGAGTTCTTCACCTAAAAATTTTAAACTTCCCTCTTGTACAGACCGCAAACCACCAATTAAGCTCAGTAATGTTGTTTTTCCTGAACCTGATGGCCCGGTCATAATTACAATCTCACCAGGATAAATTTCTAGATTGATGTCAAATAATATCTGTTTTCTCAGTGCGCCTTTGCCATAGTAGTGATTGAGGTTTTTAATGGCAATTACAGGTTCTTGTTTCATCATAATTTTGTTAGCTATAAGTTAGCATTTTTGAGATGTAATTTTAGTATGTGTCAGAAAATGATTTCTATTGATTAGAATATATCTGCTGGATCGGCGGCACTTAATTTTCTAACTGCGATCGCACCAGAAATAATGCACATTAACATGGTCAAAATTAATACCATTACCGCTCGGTCAAAACTCATAAAAACTGGTAAAAGTGTTGCATTTCTGGCACTGTTATACATAAATAAGGCAAAAACTATTCCAGGGAAATAGCCTAAAACGGCTAATAGCAAAGCTTCTTGAAGGATGACTGTCAATAAATAATTTTGTGTATAACCTATTGCTTTTAAAGTAGCATATTCGGCTAAATGATCTGCAACTTCTGTATAAAGAATTTGATAAACAATCACAGTCCCAACAATGAAACCCATGACAGTACCTAATGTGAAAATGAACCCAATAGCTGTACTATTCGCCCAGTAACTCCGCTCAAAAGTAATAAATTCTTGTTTAGTTAAAACATTTACCTCATTAGGTAAATACTTTCGTAATTCTTGAGCAACAACATTAGCATCTGCTCCCGGTTTTAATCTAATTAGTCCAATATCAATTAATCCTTTTTGACGATTGTTAAATATCCGCAGAAAGTTAATATCACTCGTAATTAAATTACCATCTGCGCCAAATGATGCGCCTAATGTAAATAGTCCTTCTACTTTAATTCGCCGCCTCCGCACTTCTGCTGTTACAGTCTTTCCTTGATCGTAATTAGCAGCAATGGGCCCATACTCTACCCTAGAAGAACGGTCAAATAGAACTACATCAGGTAGTTTAAGTTTATCTAAATTTTCCTGAACTCCAGGTAAGTTAACTAGGTTAGTTTCTGGGTTCATTCCAAATATCAGGATGCTACGAGGACGACCTGTTACAGGATTTTTCCAAATTGTAAAGTCTAAATATATCGGATGTACTGATTGAACTGCGGGTAACTCTAAAGCTTTATATAAGCGTCGTTGAGAGAAGCTTCTCATCGCCAATATTGCGTTAGATTGACTGTTAATTAAAACAATATCACCTTGCAAGCTGTTATGGAATCGAACATTACTATAATATAGAGCATCCCGGAAGCCGAGTTGCATAAACATTAAAATATCAGCAAAAGCAATTCCTGCTAAAGCCACAGCTAGGCGAGTTCTTTCTCTTGTCAGTTGTAGCCACGACAGAGGGATTTTTTGATTCATTTTATAGGCATCCAAGCACAGTTAAGATAATTCGTAATTCGTAATTAAGAACATTCTCAATCCAAAATATCAAACCGTAAATTGGTATTGCTGCTCGCCTATAACTTAATTAGTTATTAATATCGACAACAACCTTGGCATAAGTTAAACCAGAAACTTTCTGGCTATCTTCTGGAGACAGAGCAATTTTAACTTCTACAACTCTGGCATCCACATCTGCTGCTGGATCTGTATTTAGCACATCTTTTTTACCAATTTTTCTGCCAATTTCTGTAACAGTTCCTTTTAATTCGCCGCTAAATGCGCCGTTATCACTGGTGATAGTAGCATTTTGACCAAGACGCACTTTACCAATGCTGTCTTCAGCGACTTCAGCAATTACAAACATTTGGTTGGTTTGGCCAAGTTCAGCAATACCATTTGCACCGATCGCTTCACCCGATTTGGTGTAAACCTTTAAAATCTCTCCAGCGATTGGTGCTTGAACGTAGCTCAATCTCAGTTCTGCTTCGGCTTTTCTGACATTTGCGATCGCATTACTAACTTGAGCTTGCGCTACTTGCACATCGGTAGGACTAACATCTAAAATTCTGCTCAGTTTGGCTTTTTCTTCATCGATTTGTCTTTGCAAAGTTGCTAAAGTTTTGTCACGGTTAACTTTGGCTTCGATGAGTTGCTGTTGCAAAGTTGCTAAATTTTGGATTTGATTCGCTCTCGCCTCAGCAAGTTGCTGTCGTATAGTTGCCAATGTTTGCTTTAGGGTAGCTTGGCTTTCAGCCACCTGTTGATTAGAAGTTATTGCACTCAAGCGTCTACTATCCCGCTCTTGCTGAGAAATTGCACCCTCTTTGTATAAAAAATCATAGCGTCCAGCATCCACTTGGGCATTGCGCTGTTGGGCTTTAATACGTGTAAGTGTTGCTCTCAGGGCTTCTCTTTGCCCACTGAGTTCTGCTTCTAGGCGATTTACTGTTGCTTGTTGAACAAGTTTATCTCCACTTAACTGGGCTGCAATCCGAGCGATCGTAGCTTGTTGACCATCCCTTTCTCCAAGTAACTGCGCTTGTAGGCGAGCAATAACTGCTCTTTGAGCTTGAATATCTCTTGGAGATCCAGCCCTGACTTGTGCTAAATTCGCCCGAGCTTCTTGCACTTTCGCTTTTGCCTCTTGTAGTCCGGCTATTTGGGTATCACGGTTGTCCAAAATTGCCACAATTTGACCTTGCTTTACCTTTTCACCCTCTCTCACCAAAAGCTGCTGAATTCGTGATGATGGCGCTAATCCTGATGATGGGGCGGACAATTTAACAACTTCGCCTCGCGGTTCCAAACGCCCTACAGCACTAATGCTATTGCTAGATGGCATCACGGGTGCAGATGTAGTTAGTTTTCTCAGCTGCTCGATTTTAGCTGTGCCTAGTATGCCTGCGGCAATTACTACTGGTACAGCTACAGCAATACCCCACCAAATCTTCGGTTGTTCACTATTAAGCGTCTGTTCACTTGGCTTTGGCTTTTCAGTCACCCTTGACATAGTATGTTGCCCATTTACCTGAATTGTGCTGATGGAAGTAAAAATAAAAGGGTTTTTAATCAACAGCCAGTCCCGTTAGGACAAGCAATGGTGGTTTAAAGCTGGGTATGGCTTAAAAATCCATTGTGTGATGAACGCTCAACACTATGGCTTTGCAAAATGGTGTTTATTTGTATGCAGTACACTTCTCTTTCTAAATCTCTGTCCTAAAAACAGAGACTTTGAATTTTCCCCCTTTCTGTGTTGGGAAGGGGGTTAGCGGGTTAGGTCTGTATTTAAACCCAGAAGTGCTACAATAGCTGGCTATTCAATAACTCTGAGTATGAATGAGACATAAGTGCAATGGGAGCTAGCAGAATTCACAAGCAGTATGAATCTAGATGTAGAGATGCGATATATTACGTCTCTACACAAAATTCTAAATTGGTATGATGCGTTACTTTACTGCCAATACGGTTTGGCTAAGGCAAGAGACGCGATCTAGGGCGTTTCATCAAAAAACCTTATCCGAACCTTATTGACTTTACTGCTACATTCACTACAGCTATAGTTACTCACAAAATTGAAAAGAAACATCAAAAATAGACTGTTGCCTTTGTTGGATACAATCTTGTTACAAAAGTTAGTCTTCCTTAAGTGAATCAACGATTAACTAACTAAAAAATATCTGTCAACTTGAGCATTTTTAACATCAGAGTTTCCTTAACTTTCTGGTCAATGATTTAGCAGGGCTAGTTGCTTGCACCTCCCAAGACAACAAACCATTTGGTGATATTTGCTTCAAAGACCTTACTACTTTCCCTGCTGCTGTTTTGGGACTCCATTAAACTCTCGTTGAATGAATTCTACATTTATCCGTTACCTGAAAACGTAACAGAACCTACAGATGACGGAGATGGAGGGATGATTAAGTTGGGAGATCGAATAAAACTGTGGTCATATAATTTTCTGCCCAAGCTGGGCCAAAGGCTTTTTCTAGTACGCGGCGGGTTTTATCGTTTTGCTGCTGTTTGGTGCAGTAGTTGTGTTGTCCAGCTAGATTTTGGGTGACTTGTTCAACTGAAACCGGATGTGAGGCGATCGCTTGGATGCAATGAATGTCTAAAAATTCTCGCACCCGTGAGAGAAACATTGCTTCTTCTTCTGGGGAACTGGGGCGTACAAAGATACAAAAATCGGAAAAAATATTTCCCCATTCCGGTAATTCACGGGGTTGGGAAAAGTTAAGCACTGTTAGTTGTGTCAATGCAGAAGTATAAGATTCTGGTAGGGTGCGTTCTACTTGGATAGGAGAAAGGTCTGCGATCGCGGCACTAATTTGACCTCTACCCCCAACTAAATCACAACCAAACATCGGCAGGTTGTATTCTGGACGGGGAAACATGACGCAGTGCAAAATATCCAGCATATTGCCGATTTTTGCCAGTTCCAAGTGCATTTTCCGAAACTGGGGCGTTTGATAGCAACGGTTTTCAATTGTCAGTTTTTCGCCTTCTAATCTACCTTCCACATACCCCAACTCATTAGGCAAATGGTAGGGGGATAAATCCAGGTGGTGATGCCAAGCTGCCTCAATACAATCAGCTAGCTGACGAATTAGGGGATGTTGTTGCTCACGCAGCGAGGGCATAGAAGTAAATGACATAAGCTAGTTGGGAATGCGATCTAATGGCCAGTCTACAACCAGTCGTGCCATACCTGTTGTGGTCTGCAATATAAGCAAACACTTACACCCAGCCAACGTAAATTTATAAGACAGATACTTTTCACAAGGATTATTTATTTTGTAGTCTAGGTTACAGAAATAATTTTAGATTAGCCCATTTGTGAAGGCTAATAGAAAGCTATGAAACTAGATTCTCATAGACCGGATTTTGCTGTGCAAGCAAGAAAGTACAATTTGGAAGGCTTACAGAGGTTCAGAGCTTCTACTTGGGTAAACCTTTTGCAACTTCCCAATCCCTTTAGTTTTGACGAAGCACTTTTATTGTGTCCAGTTTCAGCAGATGAGTGGCTAACCTGGATTCCAGATTATGGAGAGGCAATACTCAATATTAGGCAATTTAGTTATTAGTCATTGGTCATTGGTCATTGGTCATTGGTTAATAACTTTAGACCAGGAACTATTGCTGCCAGAAATCAGTGACATCGTATCCCAATTCACTTAACATCTGCCGCAGCAGGGGTAAACTGAGTCCAATTACATTGCTGTGACAGCCGGTGATTTTTTCTACGAAGAAACTACCAAAACCCTCAATTGCAAAGGCACCGGCACACTTGAGGGGTTCACCTGTGGCAACATAAGCTTTAATTGCCTTTTCGCTCATTTGAGCAAAATAAACTCTTGTAACTTGAGACTTGACTAAAGTACGATTTTGGTCATGGTCAATTAAAGCATGACCTGTGTATAAGTCGCCAAAGTTACCTTGCATTATCTGCCAACGAGCGATCGCTTCAGAGGTATCTGCTGGTTTGCCATAAATTTCACCATTCATAGACAAAACTGAATCACAACCCATAATCAAAGCTGATTCAAACTGTGGGGCTACAGTTTCCGCCTTGTACTGGGCAAGAGTTTTGACTAATTCTGCTGGTTCACTTAATTCAATTTGCGACTCATCAAAATCACTTGCTCGAACTATTGGTTCAATACCAACAGTTTGCAGCAAGCGGCGTCGGGCTGGGGAAGCTGAAGCAAGTACAAAAGGTGGAATTTTCATAATCTGAAAAACTTGGTAATTGGGTATGGGGCAATTCAATTTTAGATTTTGGATTAAATTTCAATCTAAAATCCAAAATTTAAAATCCAAAATTCTTACTCCCCATTCCCCAATTAATAAACAGAAAAAGAATTAACAACCTCATCAATCATTCGTTTAACTTTCTGCCAGCGTTTTTCAGGAATTGAGGCGTTGAGGGTAAAAAGTTTACCACGGCTCACAGCAACACTGGCGATGTTGTGACGTTCTTGTTGATTGGGGAGTTTAACCTCATACTCTAAAAGGTAATATGTTTTACCATCTACTTCTCGCTGCGCGGCATTGACTAATTCAGCCGAACGACCAGAGTCAGGAGGCGCGAGAGCCGCTTTTCCTAATTTGTATCCTACTTCTGTTGGAGTTCCTAATTCTGATAAGGTTTTTCCTTCTGGAACTGGGCTAATCACAACCGAAACGTTTTCAGACACCTCAATCAAATCGTGGAAAACCACATCTGGTCCATTGGCAACTTTAACTGGCAGCCAGCCGTTAGGATATGAAAACTGATAGCCATCACTAGTGTCTACAAAGCTTTTGAGTCCAGACGCAGCAGCTACATCAGAATTACTCAGACTGAAGCTCAACACCAATAGCAAAATTAATACAATTCGTTTCCACATTTCTATAGATTCCTTTGGGCTGGAGATAAGACAAGGCTTGCATCATTTCTCGTTTTTATTCTCCCACCAAGCGGTACGCTTCGGATAATGTATTAAATAGTGAAGTATAAATGCTTATGTTCCCTAAGGTCTAATTATAAAAAAGAGAGGCAGATAATTCTACCTCTCCTATACAGGGATAGACAAATTAATTGAACTATCCCATGATTAATTCCAACTAACTAGACTTAGTATCTGTTGGGTTTGTGAACAAGGAAGCTAAGAATTTGGCACTGCTTGATGTTGTCAAAACCCACAACACGGATATAGCTGTTGTTGAATTGAGAACGGCATCCTTGAACTTCGCTCAATACTTCTTGAGTAGATCTAGCGTTGAACAAAGGCAACTTCCACAGTGTCCAATATAATTCTGTTGGTTCAGAAGTTTCGTTAAATTCAATCGCTGGAATGTAACCTTGATTCAAAATGTACTGGATCTGCTTGGCAATTTGAGCGTCAGACAGAGGGGGCAGATAAGAAAGGGTTTCGTAACGACGCTCTTTTGGTAAAGTTTGCATAGCTTTTGATAATTGGTTGCGATTTTTACTAGTAGATTGACCGAACTAATTGGATAAGTTATCCAAATTCTGATCTGAAGTTGTTTGCTGTTCTGGTTCCAGACTGGGGTTAGATGTGTCTATTCGTGTGATGCGTTCTAAATGCTGGCGACGCTGCTCCATGTTGGCTTGTTGAATGCCAGTGCGAACCATTTCCGGTAAAAATTCTGCAATTTCTTCCGCAATGTGTTGCCTGACAGTCATAATTCGCAAAGCCAAATCTGGTTTTTCTCGCAACAGTTGCTCAATGAATGACTCACCATTTTGAATTTTGCCAGACGAAAAGTTATGCAACCAAAGTTCTAATGGCGGATTCGTTTCGCCTAGCTGTGCCAATACTGTCCTTAGAGCCTGATAAGTCAGATAGCTTTGGAGAGTTTTGGCTGTGTCCTTCGCAATTTGCTTAAGATTCATGCTTGACCCCAGCCGTCACTAGTTATGAGTTATGAATTATGAGTTATGAGTTATGAATTAATGTAACTCTTAACTCCTAACTTCTAACTCCTAACTTTTGATCAGACGGTATCCATTGCTTCAAACTCGAACTTGATTTCTTTCCACAGTTCGCAAGCAACAGCCAGTTCAGGAGACCACTTGGCAGCTTCGCGGATGATATCGTTACCTTCACGAGCCAAGTTGCGGCCTTCGTTACGTGCTTGAATAACGGCTTCCAAGGCGACGCGGTTAGCAGTTGCACCAGGAGCGTTACCCCAAGGGTGTCCTAAAGTACCACCACCGAATTGTAGTACGGAGTCATCACCAAAGATTTCTACCAGTGCGGGCATGTGCCATACGTGGATACCACCAGAAGCAACTGCCATTACACCAGGTAGAGAAGCCCAGTCTTGGGTAAAGTAAATACCACGAGACTTGTCTTGCTCAATGTAGTTTTCACGCAATAGGTCAACGAAGCCCATTGTGATGCCGCGCTCACCTTCCAACTTACCAACGACTGTACCCGTGTGGATGTGATCGCCACCAGACAAACGTAGGGCTTTAGCCAATACACGGAAGTGGATACCGTGGTTCTTTTGACGGTCGATTACAGCGTGCATCGCACGGTGAATGTGTAGCAAGATACCGTTGTCGCGGCACCAACGAGCCAATGTAGTGTTGGCGGTGAAACCTGCGGTCAGGTAGTCATGCATGATGATGGGCTGCTTGAGTTCTTTAGCATACTCAGCCCGTTGTAACATTTGCTCACAGGTGGGGGCGGTGACGTTGAGGTAGTGACCTTTGATTTCACCGGTTTCAGCTTGAGCTTTGGCAATAGCTTCAGAAACGAACAAGAAGCGATCGCGCCATCTTTGGAATGGTGCAGAGTTGATGTTTTCGTCGTCTTTGGTGAAGTCCAAACCACCGCGTAAGCACTCGTATACAGCGCGTCCGTAGTTCTTAGCGGAAAGACCCAATTTGGGCTTAATGGTACAACCCAGTAAAGGACGACCGTATTTGTTTAACTTGTCGCGCTCAACTTGGATACCGTGAGGAGGTCCTTGGAAGGTCTTGATATAAGCTACTGGAAAGCGGATATCTTCTAAACGTAGTGCGCGGAGAGCTTTGAAACCAAATACGTTACCGACAATTGAGGTCAATACGTTGGTTACAGAACCTTCTTCAAACAAGTCTAAAGGATAGGCAACGTAGGCAATATATTGGTTGTCTTCGCCGGGAACTGGTTCGATGTCATAGCAACGACCTTTGTAGCGATCGAGGTCGGTGAGCAAATCTGTCCACACAGTTGTCCAAGTACCTGTGGAAGATTCAGCCGCAACAGCCGCACCTGCTTCTTCGGGAGGAACACCAGGCTGAGGTGTCATACGGAACGCAGCTAGAAGATCGGT
This Nostoc sp. C052 DNA region includes the following protein-coding sequences:
- a CDS encoding HAD family hydrolase codes for the protein MSRHLSLLTLSEISSASLSKIRLIATDMDGTLTRRGKFTPALLQALEDLAAADIKVLIVTGRSAGWVSGLSAIMPVAGAIAENGGLYFPPGNQKPVILTPIPDLAQHRQHLATTFENLQTKFPQIQESTDNRFRLTDWTFDVTGLRQDELQTLDYLCQQMGWGFTYSNVQCHIKPQGQDKAVGLLQVLREYLPQYSPEQIVTVGDSPNDESLFDRRYFPVSVGVANVLEYLNQLKYQPAYITTAAEGEGFCELSSYILQSLHISS
- a CDS encoding DevA family ABC transporter ATP-binding protein; its protein translation is MKQEPVIAIKNLNHYYGKGALRKQILFDINLEIYPGEIVIMTGPSGSGKTTLLSLIGGLRSVQEGSLKFLGEELVGVSQNKLVQMRRNIGYIFQAHNLLGFLTAKQNVQMAVELNDHISQAEAVAKSKAMLGSVGLEERVDYYPDNLSGGQKQRIAIARALVNRPPLVLADEPTAALDKQSGRDVVEIMQSLAKNQGTTILLVTHDNRILDIADRIVEMEDGLLTRNSANAAIQS
- the devC gene encoding ABC transporter permease DevC → MNQKIPLSWLQLTRERTRLAVALAGIAFADILMFMQLGFRDALYYSNVRFHNSLQGDIVLINSQSNAILAMRSFSQRRLYKALELPAVQSVHPIYLDFTIWKNPVTGRPRSILIFGMNPETNLVNLPGVQENLDKLKLPDVVLFDRSSRVEYGPIAANYDQGKTVTAEVRRRRIKVEGLFTLGASFGADGNLITSDINFLRIFNNRQKGLIDIGLIRLKPGADANVVAQELRKYLPNEVNVLTKQEFITFERSYWANSTAIGFIFTLGTVMGFIVGTVIVYQILYTEVADHLAEYATLKAIGYTQNYLLTVILQEALLLAVLGYFPGIVFALFMYNSARNATLLPVFMSFDRAVMVLILTMLMCIISGAIAVRKLSAADPADIF
- a CDS encoding HlyD family efflux transporter periplasmic adaptor subunit, translated to MSRVTEKPKPSEQTLNSEQPKIWWGIAVAVPVVIAAGILGTAKIEQLRKLTTSAPVMPSSNSISAVGRLEPRGEVVKLSAPSSGLAPSSRIQQLLVREGEKVKQGQIVAILDNRDTQIAGLQEAKAKVQEARANLAQVRAGSPRDIQAQRAVIARLQAQLLGERDGQQATIARIAAQLSGDKLVQQATVNRLEAELSGQREALRATLTRIKAQQRNAQVDAGRYDFLYKEGAISQQERDSRRLSAITSNQQVAESQATLKQTLATIRQQLAEARANQIQNLATLQQQLIEAKVNRDKTLATLQRQIDEEKAKLSRILDVSPTDVQVAQAQVSNAIANVRKAEAELRLSYVQAPIAGEILKVYTKSGEAIGANGIAELGQTNQMFVIAEVAEDSIGKVRLGQNATITSDNGAFSGELKGTVTEIGRKIGKKDVLNTDPAADVDARVVEVKIALSPEDSQKVSGLTYAKVVVDINN
- a CDS encoding phycocyanobilin:ferredoxin oxidoreductase — translated: MSFTSMPSLREQQHPLIRQLADCIEAAWHHHLDLSPYHLPNELGYVEGRLEGEKLTIENRCYQTPQFRKMHLELAKIGNMLDILHCVMFPRPEYNLPMFGCDLVGGRGQISAAIADLSPIQVERTLPESYTSALTQLTVLNFSQPRELPEWGNIFSDFCIFVRPSSPEEEAMFLSRVREFLDIHCIQAIASHPVSVEQVTQNLAGQHNYCTKQQQNDKTRRVLEKAFGPAWAENYMTTVLFDLPT
- a CDS encoding nucleoside triphosphate pyrophosphatase, with translation MKIPPFVLASASPARRRLLQTVGIEPIVRASDFDESQIELSEPAELVKTLAQYKAETVAPQFESALIMGCDSVLSMNGEIYGKPADTSEAIARWQIMQGNFGDLYTGHALIDHDQNRTLVKSQVTRVYFAQMSEKAIKAYVATGEPLKCAGAFAIEGFGSFFVEKITGCHSNVIGLSLPLLRQMLSELGYDVTDFWQQ
- the psbP gene encoding photosystem II reaction center PsbP gives rise to the protein MWKRIVLILLLVLSFSLSNSDVAAASGLKSFVDTSDGYQFSYPNGWLPVKVANGPDVVFHDLIEVSENVSVVISPVPEGKTLSELGTPTEVGYKLGKAALAPPDSGRSAELVNAAQREVDGKTYYLLEYEVKLPNQQERHNIASVAVSRGKLFTLNASIPEKRWQKVKRMIDEVVNSFSVY
- a CDS encoding ribulose bisphosphate carboxylase small subunit, with the translated sequence MQTLPKERRYETLSYLPPLSDAQIAKQIQYILNQGYIPAIEFNETSEPTELYWTLWKLPLFNARSTQEVLSEVQGCRSQFNNSYIRVVGFDNIKQCQILSFLVHKPNRY
- a CDS encoding chaperonin family protein RbcX, producing MNLKQIAKDTAKTLQSYLTYQALRTVLAQLGETNPPLELWLHNFSSGKIQNGESFIEQLLREKPDLALRIMTVRQHIAEEIAEFLPEMVRTGIQQANMEQRRQHLERITRIDTSNPSLEPEQQTTSDQNLDNLSN
- a CDS encoding form I ribulose bisphosphate carboxylase large subunit, producing the protein MSYAQTKTQSKSGYKAGVQDYRLTYYTPDYTPKDTDLLAAFRMTPQPGVPPEEAGAAVAAESSTGTWTTVWTDLLTDLDRYKGRCYDIEPVPGEDNQYIAYVAYPLDLFEEGSVTNVLTSIVGNVFGFKALRALRLEDIRFPVAYIKTFQGPPHGIQVERDKLNKYGRPLLGCTIKPKLGLSAKNYGRAVYECLRGGLDFTKDDENINSAPFQRWRDRFLFVSEAIAKAQAETGEIKGHYLNVTAPTCEQMLQRAEYAKELKQPIIMHDYLTAGFTANTTLARWCRDNGILLHIHRAMHAVIDRQKNHGIHFRVLAKALRLSGGDHIHTGTVVGKLEGERGITMGFVDLLRENYIEQDKSRGIYFTQDWASLPGVMAVASGGIHVWHMPALVEIFGDDSVLQFGGGTLGHPWGNAPGATANRVALEAVIQARNEGRNLAREGNDIIREAAKWSPELAVACELWKEIKFEFEAMDTV